The following coding sequences lie in one Arabidopsis thaliana chromosome 3, partial sequence genomic window:
- the ABCC9 gene encoding multidrug resistance-associated protein 9, translated as MQVTFLAFFLIHLALKWFGVVRNRGSNDVEEDLKKQSITVKQSFSYNISLLCSVSILGTHCFILLLLFRDSVVSRCDSSVSVFSAEVSQSFSWLFVSVVVVKIRERRLVKFPWMLRSWWLCSFILSFSFDAHFITAKHEPLEFQDYADLTGLLASLFLLAVSIRGKTGFHLLESSGNTEPLLLGDQTEQNKKDSYSSSSPYGNATLFQRITFSWINPLFSLGYKRPLEKDDVPDIDVKDSARFCSHAFDQKLKTTKEKEGPGNAFFYNSVLRYVWRKAAINAVFAVVNASTAYIGPYLINDFVEFLSEKQSQSLNHGYLLALGFLTAKIVETVTQRQWIFGARQLGLRLRAALISHIYQKGLVLSSQSRQSHTSGEIINYMSVDVQRITDFIWYVNNIWMLPIQIFSAIYILQKHLGLGALAALVTTLMVMACNYPLTRLQRNYQSDIMNAKDDRMKATSEILKNMKILKLQAWDNQFLNKVKTLRKKEYDCLWKSLRLQAFTTFILWGAPSLISVVTFVTCMLMGVKLTAGAVLSALATFQMLQSPIFGLPDLLSALVQSKVSADRIASYLQQSETQKDAVEYCSKDHTELSVEIENGAFSWEPESSRPTLDDIELKVKSGMKVAVCGAVGSGKSSLLSSILGEIQKLKGTVRVSGKQAYVPQSPWILSGTIRDNILFGSMYESEKYERTVKACALIKDFELFSNGDLTEIGERGINMSGGQKQRIQIARAVYQNADIYLLDDPFSAVDAHTGRELFEDCLMGILKDKTVLYVTHQVEFLPAADLILVMQNGRVMQAGKFEELLKQNIGFEVLVGAHNEALDSILSIEKSSRNFKEGSKDDTASIAESLQTHCDSEHNISTENKKKEAKLVQDEETEKGVIGKEVYLAYLTTVKGGLLVPFIILAQSCFQMLQIASNYWMAWTAPPTAESIPKLGMGRILLVYALLAAGSSLCVLARTILVAIGGLSTAETFFSRMLCSIFRAPMSFFDSTPTGRILNRASTDQSVLDLEMAVKLGWCAFSIIQIVGTIFVMSQVAWQVCVIFIPVAVACVFYQRYYTPTARELSRMSGVERAPILHHFAESLAGATTIRAFDQRDRFISSNLVLIDSHSRPWFHVASAMEWLSFRLNLLSHFVFAFSLVLLVTLPEGVINPSIAGLGVTYGLSLNVLQATVIWNICNAENKMISVERILQYSKIPSEAPLVIDGHRPLDNWPNVGSIVFRDLQVRYAEHFPAVLKNITCEFPGGKKIGVVGRTGSGKSTLIQALFRIVEPSQGTIVIDNVDITKIGLHDLRSRLGIIPQDPALFDGTIRLNLDPLAQYTDHEIWEAIDKCQLGDVIRAKDERLDATVVENGENWSVGQRQLVCLGRVLLKKSNILVLDEATASVDSATDGVIQKIINQEFKDRTVVTIAHRIHTVIESDLVLVLSDGRIAEFDSPAKLLQREDSFFSKLIKEYSLRSNHFAGSNDLLS; from the exons ATGCAAGTGACTTTCCTCgctttctttcttattcatttgGCACTTAAATGGTTTGGTGTAGTAAGAAACAGAGGATCTAATGATGTAGAAGAAGACTTGAAGAAGCAGAGCATAACTGTGAAGCAGAGCTTCTCTTACAACATATCTCTTCTCTGCTCTGTTTCTATCTTAGGGACTCATTGCTTTATCTTGCTTTTGCTGTTTCGAGACAGCGTGGTCTCACGGTGtgattcctctgtttctgtcttCTCCGCTGAGGTTTCGCAGTCTTTCTCGtggttgtttgtttctgttgttgtgGTGAAGATCAGAGAAAGGAGGCTTGTCAAGTTTCCTTGGATGTTAAGGTCATGGTGGCTCTGTAGTTTCATCTTATCCTTTTCCTTTGATGCTCATTTCATTACCGCGAAACACGAGCCTCTCGAGTTTCAAGATTATGCCGACTTGACTGGTCTTCTTGCATCCTTGTTCCTGTTGGCTGTTTCAATCAGAGGCAAAACcggttttcatcttcttgaatcCAGCGGTAACACAGAGCCATTACTACTTGGTGACCAAACAGAGCAGAACAAGAAAgattcttattcttcttcttccccataTGGAAACGCTACTCTCTTCCAACGCATCACTTTCTCATGGATCAACCCTTTGTTCTCCCTTGGATACAAGAGACCTCTAGAAAAAGATGATGTACCAGATATCGATGTGAAAGACTCCGCTCGATTTTGCTCTCATGCCTTTGACCAGAAACTGAAAaccaccaaagaaaaagaaggaccTGGAAATGCTTTCTTCTATAACTCGGTTCTTCGCTATGTGTGGAGGAAAGCCGCAATCAACGCGGTATTCGCAGTTGTAAACGCGAGCACAGCTTACATCGGACCATATCTCATCAATGACTTTGTAGAGTTTCTAAGTGAGAAACAATCCCAGAGCTTAAACCATGGTTACCTTCTTGCACTCGGGTTTCTAACTGCGAAAATCGTCGAGACAGTTACTCAAAGACAATGGATCTTTGGAGCTCGTCAGCTAGGACTACGTCTTCGAGCAGCTTTGATATCACATATCTACCAGAAAGGTTTAGTTTTATCAAGTCAATCTCGGCAAAGCCACACGAGCGGAGAGATCATCAACTACATGAGTGTAGATGTTCAGAGAATCACTGACTTCATTTGGTATGTAAACAACATATGGATGTTACCAATACAGATTTTCTCGGCGATTTATATCTTGCAAAAACATCTGGGACTTGGAGCTTTAGCTGCATTGGTCACAACTTTAATGGTGATGGCTTGCAACTACCCCCTGACAAGGCTTCAGAGAAACTACCAATCAGATATCATGAATGCCAAAGATGATAGAATGAAAGCAACTTCAGAGATTCTTAAAAACATGAAGATTCTGAAGCTTCAAGCATGGGATAACCAGTTTCTCAACAAGGTTAAAacattaagaaagaaagagtatGATTGTTTATGGAAGTCTTTGAGGTTACAAGCTTTCACAACTTTTATCCTTTGGGGAGCTCCTTCATTGATCTCTGTGGTGACTTTTGTTACTTGTATGTTAATGGGAGTGAAGCTAACAGCTGGAGCAGTCTTATCTGCTCTTGCAACGTTTCAAATGTTACAAAGTCCGATTTTCGGTTTACCTGATCTCCTCTCAGCACTTGTTCAGAGCAAGGTTTCTGCAGATAGAATAGCTTCTTACCTTCAACAAAGTGAGACTCAGAAAGATGCAGTTGAGTATTGCTCAAAGGATCATACAGAATTAAGTGTTGAAATAGAAAATGGAGCATTTAGTTGGGAACCTGAGTCAAGCAGACCGACTCTTGATGACATCGAACTGAAAGTAAAAAGCGGAATGAAAGTGGCGGTTTGTGGAGCTGTAGGATCAGGAAAATCAAGCTTACTCTCTTCAATCCTAGGGGAGATTCAGAAGCTGAAGGGAACAGTCAGAGTCAGTGGTAAACAAGCTTATGTTCCACAATCACCATGGATACTAAGCGGGACTATAAGAGATAACATTTTGTTTGGAAGTATGTATGAAAGTGAGAAGTATGAGAGAACTGTTAAAGCATGTGCTTTGATAAAGGACTTTGAGCTTTTCTCGAATGGAGACTTGACAGAGATTGGAGAGAGAGGGATAAACATGAGTGGAGGTCAGAAGCAAAGGATACAGATTGCTCGAGCGGTTTATCAGAATGCTGATATATATCTACTTGATGATCCTTTTAGCGCCGTTGATGCTCATACAGGAAGAGAACTCTTTGAA GATTGCTTAATGGGGATACTGAAAGACAAAACTGTACTTTACGTCACACATCAAGTTGAGTTTCTTCCAGCAGCAGATCTAATCCTG GTGATGCAAAACGGAAGAGTGATGCAAGCAGGCAAGTTTGAAGAGCTTCTAAAGCAAAACATAGGTTTTGAAGTTCTTGTAGGAGCTCATAACGAAGCGCTGGACTCAATTCTATCAATTGAAAAGTCAAGCAGAAACTTCAAAGAGGGATCAAAAGATGACACAGCATCAATTGCAGAGAGTCTCCAGACACATTGTGACTCAGAGCATAACATTTCAAcagagaataaaaagaaagaagcaaagctAGTgcaagatgaagaaacagagaaaggagTAATTGGCAAAGAAGTTTACTTGGCATATTTAACAACGGTGAAAGGCGGATTGCTTGTGCCATTCATAATATTGGCTCAGTCTTGCTTCCAAATGCTACAGATTGCTAGCAATTACTGGATGGCATGGACTGCTCCTCCAACTGCTGAATCCATACCAAAGTTAGGAATGGGTCGGATTTTACTTGTTTATGCACTTCTTGCTGCAGGAAGTTCACTTTGTGTTTTAGCACGGACTATTCTAGTCGCCATAGGTGGACTTTCAACAGCAGAGACGTTCTTCTCAAGGATGCTCTGCAGCATTTTCAGAGCTCCAATGTCATTTTTCGATTCAACTCCAACAGGAAGAATCTTGAACAGG GCATCCACAGATCAAAGTGTCCTGGATTTGGAAATGGCAGTCAAACTAGGTTGGTGTGCTTTTTCGATCATTCAGATTGTTGGAACCATCTTCGTCATGTCGCAAGTTGCTTGGCAAGTTTGTGTCATCTTCATTCCAGTAGCAGTAGCCTGCGTGTTTTACCAG AGATATTACACACCAACAGCAAGAGAACTGTCACGCATGTCAGGAGTAGAAAGAGCTCCAATTCTCCACCATTTCGCTGAATCGCTTGCTGGTGCAACAACAATACGTGCTTTTGATCAACGAGATCGCTTCATTAGCTCAAACCTTGTTCTAATAGATAGCCATTCAAGGCCATGGTTCCATGTTGCATCAGCAATGGAGTGGCTTTCCTTCAGGTTGAATTTGCTGTCTCATTTCgtctttgctttttctttggtgttacTTGTGACTCTCCCTGAAGGTGTCATCAATCCAA GTATTGCTGGTCTTGGGGTCACATATGGCTTAAGTCTGAATGTTCTACAAGCCACAGTGATATGGAATATATGCAATGCAGAAAACAAGATGATTTCTGTAGAAAGAATTCTTCAGTACTCCAAAATCCCCAGTGAAGCACCTCTAGTAATTGATGGTCACAGACCTCTTGATAACTGGCCAAATGTAGGATCAATCGTCTTCAGAGACCTACAG GTCCGTTATGCAGAACATTTCCCAGCTGTCTTGAAGAACATCACTTGTGAGTTTCCAGGAGGAAAAAAGATTGGAGTAGTAGGAAGAACAGGAAGCGGCAAATCAACTTTAATTCAGGCATTGTTTAGGATTGTAGAGCCAAGTCAAGGAACCATAGTTATTGATAATGTGGATATAACCAAGATAGGTCTACATGACCTGAGATCAAGGCTTGGGATTATTCCTCAAGATCCTGCACTATTTGATGGAACAATCAGATTGAATCTAGACCCTCTAGCTCAGTACACTGATCACGAAATATGGGAA GCCATTGATAAATGCCAATTGGGAGATGTTATTCGTGCAAAGGATGAGAGGCTGGATGCTACAG TGgttgaaaatggagaaaactGGAGCGTAGGGCAGAGACAGTTAGTTTGTCTTGGGAGGgtgttgttgaagaaaagCAACATTCTGGTGCTTGATGAAGCCACTGCTTCTGTTGATTCTGCAACTGATGGTGTAATACAAAAGATCATCAATCAAGAGTTTAAAGATCGGACAGTGGTGACTATTGCACACAGAATCCACACAGTGATAGAGAGTGATCTTGTTCTGGTTCTGAGTGATG GACGAATCGCAGAGTTTGATTCACCTGCCAAACTGCTACAGAGAGaagattctttcttctccaaactcATAAAAGAGTATTCGCTGAGATCTAATCACTTTGCCGGCTCGAATGATCTTCTCAGCTAA
- the ABCC9 gene encoding multidrug resistance-associated protein 9 (multidrug resistance-associated protein 9 (MRP9); FUNCTIONS IN: ATPase activity, coupled to transmembrane movement of substances; INVOLVED IN: response to nematode; LOCATED IN: integral to membrane; EXPRESSED IN: root; CONTAINS InterPro DOMAIN/s: ATPase, AAA+ type, core (InterPro:IPR003593), ABC transporter-like (InterPro:IPR003439), ABC transporter, transmembrane domain, type 1 (InterPro:IPR011527), ABC transporter integral membrane type 1 (InterPro:IPR017940), ABC transporter, transmembrane domain (InterPro:IPR001140), ABC transporter, conserved site (InterPro:IPR017871); BEST Arabidopsis thaliana protein match is: multidrug resistance-associated protein 15 (TAIR:AT3G60970.1); Has 679468 Blast hits to 355652 proteins in 3947 species: Archae - 12543; Bacteria - 548953; Metazoa - 12500; Fungi - 7906; Plants - 6622; Viruses - 19; Other Eukaryotes - 90925 (source: NCBI BLink).): MFKPFGFAAETGSHLLTTQWLQLGNSLCLKERISIAMQVTFLAFFLIHLALKWFGVVRNRGSNDVEEDLKKQSITVKQSFSYNISLLCSVSILGTHCFILLLLFRDSVVSRCDSSVSVFSAEVSQSFSWLFVSVVVVKIRERRLVKFPWMLRSWWLCSFILSFSFDAHFITAKHEPLEFQDYADLTGLLASLFLLAVSIRGKTGFHLLESSGNTEPLLLGDQTEQNKKDSYSSSSPYGNATLFQRITFSWINPLFSLGYKRPLEKDDVPDIDVKDSARFCSHAFDQKLKTTKEKEGPGNAFFYNSVLRYVWRKAAINAVFAVVNASTAYIGPYLINDFVEFLSEKQSQSLNHGYLLALGFLTAKIVETVTQRQWIFGARQLGLRLRAALISHIYQKGLVLSSQSRQSHTSGEIINYMSVDVQRITDFIWYVNNIWMLPIQIFSAIYILQKHLGLGALAALVTTLMVMACNYPLTRLQRNYQSDIMNAKDDRMKATSEILKNMKILKLQAWDNQFLNKVKTLRKKEYDCLWKSLRLQAFTTFILWGAPSLISVVTFVTCMLMGVKLTAGAVLSALATFQMLQSPIFGLPDLLSALVQSKVSADRIASYLQQSETQKDAVEYCSKDHTELSVEIENGAFSWEPESSRPTLDDIELKVKSGMKVAVCGAVGSGKSSLLSSILGEIQKLKGTVRVSGKQAYVPQSPWILSGTIRDNILFGSMYESEKYERTVKACALIKDFELFSNGDLTEIGERGINMSGGQKQRIQIARAVYQNADIYLLDDPFSAVDAHTGRELFEDCLMGILKDKTVLYVTHQVEFLPAADLILVMQNGRVMQAGKFEELLKQNIGFEVLVGAHNEALDSILSIEKSSRNFKEGSKDDTASIAESLQTHCDSEHNISTENKKKEAKLVQDEETEKGVIGKEVYLAYLTTVKGGLLVPFIILAQSCFQMLQIASNYWMAWTAPPTAESIPKLGMGRILLVYALLAAGSSLCVLARTILVAIGGLSTAETFFSRMLCSIFRAPMSFFDSTPTGRILNRASTDQSVLDLEMAVKLGWCAFSIIQIVGTIFVMSQVAWQVCVIFIPVAVACVFYQRYYTPTARELSRMSGVERAPILHHFAESLAGATTIRAFDQRDRFISSNLVLIDSHSRPWFHVASAMEWLSFRLNLLSHFVFAFSLVLLVTLPEGVINPSIAGLGVTYGLSLNVLQATVIWNICNAENKMISVERILQYSKIPSEAPLVIDGHRPLDNWPNVGSIVFRDLQVRYAEHFPAVLKNITCEFPGGKKIGVVGRTGSGKSTLIQALFRIVEPSQGTIVIDNVDITKIGLHDLRSRLGIIPQDPALFDGTIRLNLDPLAQYTDHEIWEAIDKCQLGDVIRAKDERLDATVVENGENWSVGQRQLVCLGRVLLKKSNILVLDEATASVDSATDGVIQKIINQEFKDRTVVTIAHRIHTVIESDLVLVLSDGRIAEFDSPAKLLQREDSFFSKLIKEYSLRSNHFAGSNDLLS; the protein is encoded by the exons ATGTTCAAGCCCTTTGGTTTCGCAG CAGAAACTGGTTCTCATCTCCTGACGACGCAATGGTTGCAACTAGGAAACTCACTTTGCTTGAAGGAACGTATAAGCATCGCTATGCAAGTGACTTTCCTCgctttctttcttattcatttgGCACTTAAATGGTTTGGTGTAGTAAGAAACAGAGGATCTAATGATGTAGAAGAAGACTTGAAGAAGCAGAGCATAACTGTGAAGCAGAGCTTCTCTTACAACATATCTCTTCTCTGCTCTGTTTCTATCTTAGGGACTCATTGCTTTATCTTGCTTTTGCTGTTTCGAGACAGCGTGGTCTCACGGTGtgattcctctgtttctgtcttCTCCGCTGAGGTTTCGCAGTCTTTCTCGtggttgtttgtttctgttgttgtgGTGAAGATCAGAGAAAGGAGGCTTGTCAAGTTTCCTTGGATGTTAAGGTCATGGTGGCTCTGTAGTTTCATCTTATCCTTTTCCTTTGATGCTCATTTCATTACCGCGAAACACGAGCCTCTCGAGTTTCAAGATTATGCCGACTTGACTGGTCTTCTTGCATCCTTGTTCCTGTTGGCTGTTTCAATCAGAGGCAAAACcggttttcatcttcttgaatcCAGCGGTAACACAGAGCCATTACTACTTGGTGACCAAACAGAGCAGAACAAGAAAgattcttattcttcttcttccccataTGGAAACGCTACTCTCTTCCAACGCATCACTTTCTCATGGATCAACCCTTTGTTCTCCCTTGGATACAAGAGACCTCTAGAAAAAGATGATGTACCAGATATCGATGTGAAAGACTCCGCTCGATTTTGCTCTCATGCCTTTGACCAGAAACTGAAAaccaccaaagaaaaagaaggaccTGGAAATGCTTTCTTCTATAACTCGGTTCTTCGCTATGTGTGGAGGAAAGCCGCAATCAACGCGGTATTCGCAGTTGTAAACGCGAGCACAGCTTACATCGGACCATATCTCATCAATGACTTTGTAGAGTTTCTAAGTGAGAAACAATCCCAGAGCTTAAACCATGGTTACCTTCTTGCACTCGGGTTTCTAACTGCGAAAATCGTCGAGACAGTTACTCAAAGACAATGGATCTTTGGAGCTCGTCAGCTAGGACTACGTCTTCGAGCAGCTTTGATATCACATATCTACCAGAAAGGTTTAGTTTTATCAAGTCAATCTCGGCAAAGCCACACGAGCGGAGAGATCATCAACTACATGAGTGTAGATGTTCAGAGAATCACTGACTTCATTTGGTATGTAAACAACATATGGATGTTACCAATACAGATTTTCTCGGCGATTTATATCTTGCAAAAACATCTGGGACTTGGAGCTTTAGCTGCATTGGTCACAACTTTAATGGTGATGGCTTGCAACTACCCCCTGACAAGGCTTCAGAGAAACTACCAATCAGATATCATGAATGCCAAAGATGATAGAATGAAAGCAACTTCAGAGATTCTTAAAAACATGAAGATTCTGAAGCTTCAAGCATGGGATAACCAGTTTCTCAACAAGGTTAAAacattaagaaagaaagagtatGATTGTTTATGGAAGTCTTTGAGGTTACAAGCTTTCACAACTTTTATCCTTTGGGGAGCTCCTTCATTGATCTCTGTGGTGACTTTTGTTACTTGTATGTTAATGGGAGTGAAGCTAACAGCTGGAGCAGTCTTATCTGCTCTTGCAACGTTTCAAATGTTACAAAGTCCGATTTTCGGTTTACCTGATCTCCTCTCAGCACTTGTTCAGAGCAAGGTTTCTGCAGATAGAATAGCTTCTTACCTTCAACAAAGTGAGACTCAGAAAGATGCAGTTGAGTATTGCTCAAAGGATCATACAGAATTAAGTGTTGAAATAGAAAATGGAGCATTTAGTTGGGAACCTGAGTCAAGCAGACCGACTCTTGATGACATCGAACTGAAAGTAAAAAGCGGAATGAAAGTGGCGGTTTGTGGAGCTGTAGGATCAGGAAAATCAAGCTTACTCTCTTCAATCCTAGGGGAGATTCAGAAGCTGAAGGGAACAGTCAGAGTCAGTGGTAAACAAGCTTATGTTCCACAATCACCATGGATACTAAGCGGGACTATAAGAGATAACATTTTGTTTGGAAGTATGTATGAAAGTGAGAAGTATGAGAGAACTGTTAAAGCATGTGCTTTGATAAAGGACTTTGAGCTTTTCTCGAATGGAGACTTGACAGAGATTGGAGAGAGAGGGATAAACATGAGTGGAGGTCAGAAGCAAAGGATACAGATTGCTCGAGCGGTTTATCAGAATGCTGATATATATCTACTTGATGATCCTTTTAGCGCCGTTGATGCTCATACAGGAAGAGAACTCTTTGAA GATTGCTTAATGGGGATACTGAAAGACAAAACTGTACTTTACGTCACACATCAAGTTGAGTTTCTTCCAGCAGCAGATCTAATCCTG GTGATGCAAAACGGAAGAGTGATGCAAGCAGGCAAGTTTGAAGAGCTTCTAAAGCAAAACATAGGTTTTGAAGTTCTTGTAGGAGCTCATAACGAAGCGCTGGACTCAATTCTATCAATTGAAAAGTCAAGCAGAAACTTCAAAGAGGGATCAAAAGATGACACAGCATCAATTGCAGAGAGTCTCCAGACACATTGTGACTCAGAGCATAACATTTCAAcagagaataaaaagaaagaagcaaagctAGTgcaagatgaagaaacagagaaaggagTAATTGGCAAAGAAGTTTACTTGGCATATTTAACAACGGTGAAAGGCGGATTGCTTGTGCCATTCATAATATTGGCTCAGTCTTGCTTCCAAATGCTACAGATTGCTAGCAATTACTGGATGGCATGGACTGCTCCTCCAACTGCTGAATCCATACCAAAGTTAGGAATGGGTCGGATTTTACTTGTTTATGCACTTCTTGCTGCAGGAAGTTCACTTTGTGTTTTAGCACGGACTATTCTAGTCGCCATAGGTGGACTTTCAACAGCAGAGACGTTCTTCTCAAGGATGCTCTGCAGCATTTTCAGAGCTCCAATGTCATTTTTCGATTCAACTCCAACAGGAAGAATCTTGAACAGG GCATCCACAGATCAAAGTGTCCTGGATTTGGAAATGGCAGTCAAACTAGGTTGGTGTGCTTTTTCGATCATTCAGATTGTTGGAACCATCTTCGTCATGTCGCAAGTTGCTTGGCAAGTTTGTGTCATCTTCATTCCAGTAGCAGTAGCCTGCGTGTTTTACCAG AGATATTACACACCAACAGCAAGAGAACTGTCACGCATGTCAGGAGTAGAAAGAGCTCCAATTCTCCACCATTTCGCTGAATCGCTTGCTGGTGCAACAACAATACGTGCTTTTGATCAACGAGATCGCTTCATTAGCTCAAACCTTGTTCTAATAGATAGCCATTCAAGGCCATGGTTCCATGTTGCATCAGCAATGGAGTGGCTTTCCTTCAGGTTGAATTTGCTGTCTCATTTCgtctttgctttttctttggtgttacTTGTGACTCTCCCTGAAGGTGTCATCAATCCAA GTATTGCTGGTCTTGGGGTCACATATGGCTTAAGTCTGAATGTTCTACAAGCCACAGTGATATGGAATATATGCAATGCAGAAAACAAGATGATTTCTGTAGAAAGAATTCTTCAGTACTCCAAAATCCCCAGTGAAGCACCTCTAGTAATTGATGGTCACAGACCTCTTGATAACTGGCCAAATGTAGGATCAATCGTCTTCAGAGACCTACAG GTCCGTTATGCAGAACATTTCCCAGCTGTCTTGAAGAACATCACTTGTGAGTTTCCAGGAGGAAAAAAGATTGGAGTAGTAGGAAGAACAGGAAGCGGCAAATCAACTTTAATTCAGGCATTGTTTAGGATTGTAGAGCCAAGTCAAGGAACCATAGTTATTGATAATGTGGATATAACCAAGATAGGTCTACATGACCTGAGATCAAGGCTTGGGATTATTCCTCAAGATCCTGCACTATTTGATGGAACAATCAGATTGAATCTAGACCCTCTAGCTCAGTACACTGATCACGAAATATGGGAA GCCATTGATAAATGCCAATTGGGAGATGTTATTCGTGCAAAGGATGAGAGGCTGGATGCTACAG TGgttgaaaatggagaaaactGGAGCGTAGGGCAGAGACAGTTAGTTTGTCTTGGGAGGgtgttgttgaagaaaagCAACATTCTGGTGCTTGATGAAGCCACTGCTTCTGTTGATTCTGCAACTGATGGTGTAATACAAAAGATCATCAATCAAGAGTTTAAAGATCGGACAGTGGTGACTATTGCACACAGAATCCACACAGTGATAGAGAGTGATCTTGTTCTGGTTCTGAGTGATG GACGAATCGCAGAGTTTGATTCACCTGCCAAACTGCTACAGAGAGaagattctttcttctccaaactcATAAAAGAGTATTCGCTGAGATCTAATCACTTTGCCGGCTCGAATGATCTTCTCAGCTAA